One genomic segment of Tursiops truncatus isolate mTurTru1 chromosome 4, mTurTru1.mat.Y, whole genome shotgun sequence includes these proteins:
- the LOC101318481 gene encoding LOW QUALITY PROTEIN: olfactory receptor 8K5-like (The sequence of the model RefSeq protein was modified relative to this genomic sequence to represent the inferred CDS: inserted 1 base in 1 codon), which translates to MGQQNLSSLTKFILMGVTRHPELQAPLFGVFLIXYTITVVGSLGMIILIQVDSHLHTPMYFFIKHLAFIDLGNSTVICPEMLVNFVVDQNTISCHACTTQLAFFLMFIVLSAMAYDCYLAICNPLLYNVIMSQRLCHVLVGIPYLCSTFQALMFTIKIFPLTFYSSNVISHFYCDDVPLLLMLCSNAQEIELLVIVYSFIIKGKVRREKRPPSSFLNRHQTSIISSSSTLDGGSFLVPTWSYWD; encoded by the exons ATGGGCCAACAAAATCTATCATCACTGACTAAATTCATTCTGATGGGAGTCACAAGGCATCCTGAGCTGCAGGCCCCACTTTTCGGGGTCTTCCTCA ACTACACAATCACAGTGGTGGGAAGTCTGGGAATGATCATCTTGATCCAAGTGGATTCCCACCTACACACACCTATGTACTTTTTTATCAAACACCTGGCTTTCATTGATCTTGGTAATTCTACTGTCATTTGTCCTGAGATGCTGGTAAATTTTGTTGTGGATCAAAATACCATTTCCTGTCATGCATGCACCACACAGCTGGCTTTCTTCCTTATGTTCATTGTCTTGTCAGCCATGGCCTATGACTGCTATTTGGCCATCTGTAACCCTCTGCTCTACAATGTTATCATGTCCCAGAGACTTTGTCATGTGCTGGTAGGCATTCCATACCTCTGCAGTACCTTTCAAGCACTAATGTTCACTATCAAGATTTTTCCATTGACTTTTTACAGCTCTAATGTCATCAGTCATTTCTACTGTGATGATGTTCCCTTGTTACTTATGCTGTGCTCAAATGCACAAGAAATAGAATTGTTGGTCATAgtatacagttttataatcaaaggaaaagtgaggAGGGAGAAAAGACCACCTTCCTCATTTTTGAATAGACATCAAActtccatcatcagctcctcctccacGTTGGATGGGGGGAGTTTTCTTGTTCCTACTTGGTCATACTGGGACTGA
- the RTP4 gene encoding receptor-transporting protein 4, producing MDSRPRSKRMVLDVGTWEQTFQELIWQEKPQARWTLKMDGNLRPDCAAPGWKQYKQKAFGRFCCSSCHRSWPSAQVQILFHMYLEHQKSQGKVLVRLFGQRCRKCSQSQFEKPEFSLDSTKRILNNLVQRILERFYRNGTKKVLEIPVIQEVPLNGHHDTVNCEACALGFCIQNLHNCMTEPAKSSLSYMKTGSSSPHPGDMCGQNQARNQSAEAKETQGSGYSCTHKGPGPSHATAGTQGPGAGPQLKRETGRLLTPGAYWQAARGTGPQPIRVAGSLAPGWTDPRPRQAIGPLPKGLARSQSTLGTGPQTPRLTSSQAIKMSGQQLTQDAQATQGAGRQATKVTDPQPTRGTIPRATSRSDTQATRRAGPSPLGSNSQPTRGTGPTATCRNFSESQAPWGRQERCSPRGSARDSSFRLPPSTLPNNSLNQEQRFNWGYVCVVALFTFLLCKYL from the exons ATGGACTCCAGGCCTCGGAGCAAGAGAATGGTTTTGGATGTTGGGACATGGGAGCAGACATTTCAAGAACTGATCTGGCAGGAGAAACCCCAGGCAAGATGGACCCTGAAGATGGATGGGAACCTTCGGCCAGACTGTGCAGCCCCAGGGTGGAAGCAATACAAGCAGAAAGCATTTGGCAG GTTCTGTTGTTCCTCATGCCATCGAAGCTGGCCTTCCGCCCAAGTGCAGATCCTATTTCACATGTACCTGGAGCACCAGAAGTCCCAGGGAAAGGTGCTTGTGCGGCTCTTTGGTCAGAGGTGCCGGAAGTGTTCCCAGTCTCAATTTGAGAAGCCTGAGTTCTCCCTGGATAGCACCAAGAGGATTCTGAACAACCTGGTGCAGCGTATTCTGGAGAGATTCTACAGAAATGGCACCAAGAAGGTTTTGGAGATACCAGTGATCCAGGAGGTGCCTTTGAATGGGCACCATGATACGGTCAATTGTGAGGCATGTGCTCTGGGCTTCTGTATACAGAACTTACATAACTGCATGACAGAGCCAGCCAAATCCTCTCTCTCCTACATGAAGACTGGGAGCTCCTCTCCTCACCCTGGTGACATGTGTGGCCAAAACCAAGCTAGGAACCAGTCAGCTGAGGCAAAGGAGACTCAGGGAAGTGGGTATTCCTGCACCCATAaaggcccagggcccagccatGCCACTGCTGGGACCCAAGGGCCTGGGGCAGGCCCTCAGCTCAAACGGGAGACAGGCCGACTGCTCACACCAGGGGCATACTGGCAGGCTGCACGGGGAACAGGCCCACAGCCCATCCGAGTAGCAGGATCACTTGCCCCAGGGTGGACAGACCCACGGCCCAGACAAGCAATAGGTCCATTACCTAAAGGGTTGGCACGTTCACAATCCACACTGGGGACAGGACCACAGACCCCCCGGCTGACATCTTCTCAGGCTATAAAGATGTCAGGCCAGCAGTTGACACAGGACGCACAAGCCACCCAAGGGGCAGGTCGTCAGGCCACAAAGGTGACAGACCCACAGCCCACACGGGGGACAATCCCAAGGGCCACATCAAGGTCAGACACTCAGGCTACAAGGAGGGCAGGCCCCTCACCACTGGGGTCAAACTCACAGCCCACACGGGGAACAGGCCCCACGGCTACATGTAGGAACTTCAGTGAAAGTCAAGCTCCCTGGGGCAGGCAGGAGAGGTGCTCACCTAGAGGGTCTGCTCGAGACAGCTCTTTCAGATTACCTCCTTCAACGTTACCAAATAATTCCTTGAACCAGGAGCAGCGGTTCAATTGGGGCTATGTCTGTGTTGTTGCTCTGTTTACCTTTCTTCTATGTAAATACCTATAA